A window of the Henckelia pumila isolate YLH828 chromosome 3, ASM3356847v2, whole genome shotgun sequence genome harbors these coding sequences:
- the LOC140886166 gene encoding adenine phosphoribosyltransferase 5-like — protein sequence MFAAENGLKGDPRLQAISQAIRVIRHFPKPGIMFQDITNLLLNHKVFKDTVDILLIDTNTWASLLLQMLELAENAACDSKNRG from the exons ATGTTTGCAGCAGAAAATGGATTGAAAGGGGATCCGAGGCTTCAGGCTATATCCCAAGCAATTAGAGTGATACGCCATTTCCCAAAACCAG GAATAATGTTTCAAGATATAACCAATTTGCTTTTGAATCACAAAGTGTTTAAAGACACAGTTGACATTTTGTTGATAGATACAAATACATGGGCATCTCTGTTGTTGCAG ATGTTGGAGTTGGCTGAAAATGCTGCGTGTGATAGCAAGAACAGAGGATAA
- the LOC140888219 gene encoding uncharacterized protein, translating to MDLDPSSFKNSEQRTSRGDHRYIAKGLGHDKAYKCTFCKRGFSNAQALGGHMNVHRKDRARLKEFSCENSLSLEIISRSTTTDRGDSSLPTEISSLTSQKPSSPSGTDAKENSCLPYEDGDPRVVEEDPIHDLPLFSEEPSVSEVGEKHGAENFGKGRVDQEELGSSRAVSRVEVDLELRLGPEPA from the coding sequence ATGGACCTTGATCCCTCAAGCTTCAAGAACTCCGAGCAAAGAACTAGTCGAGGCGATCACCGGTATATCGCGAAAGGTTTAGGGCACGACAAGGCATATAAATGCACCTTCTGCAAACGAGGGTTTTCTAACGCTCAAGCATTAGGTGGGCACATGAATGTCCATAGAAAAGATCGAGCAAGACTCAAAGAATTTTCGTGCGAAAATTCGCTCTCTTTGGAGATCATCAGCAGGAGTACTACTACCGATCGTGGAGATAGTAGTCTCCCTACGGAGATTAGTTCTTTAACTAGCCAGAAGCCAAGTTCTCCAAGTGGGACGGATGCAAAAGAGAACTCGTGTCTTCCTTATGAAGACGGCGACCCTCGTGTTGTGGAAGAAGATCCTATACATGATTTGCCTTTGTTTTCTGAGGAGCCATCGGTGAGTGAAGTTGGCGAGAAACATGGAGCTGAAAATTTTGGGAAGGGTCGTGTGGATCAGGAGGAGTTAGGGTCGAGTCGAGCTGTGTCACGTGTCGAAGTGGACCTTGAACTCCGGCTAGGACCCGAACCAGCCTGA